CAATCATTCTTCAAGGAGATACACATGAATATCACGACATTGGGTAAAACCGCCGGTGCGGTGCTGGTCATGGCCGCGCTGCTGGGCGGCTGCCAGAAGAAGGACGACACCGTCGGCGCCGGTCCGGCTGAAACCGCCGGCCGCAAGATCGACCAGGCCAGCGAGCGCGCCAGCGCCGAACTGAACCAGGCGTCGCGCGAAGCCGACCAGAAAATGACCGAAGCCGGCCACAAGATGGACCAGGCTGCCAAGGAAACCAGCGAAAAGCTCGACCGCGCAGCGGACACCGCTGGCGCCAAGCTCAATCAGGCAACCGATGCCGCCGGCCGCAAGCTGGAACAGGCCGGCGAAAACATGCAGCAAAAGGCCGCCGAGCGCGAAGCGACCAAGTAATTACCGCAACAATCAAAAGCCGGCGCGCCTGAACCGCACCACGTTGTCCTGCGACGGCGGCGGTGTCTCGGGCGCGCCACCCAGCACCACGCTCAGGTCCACGTAGCCGTCGCGCCACGCGCGTTCCAGGTCCTGTTCGATCGCCTCCATCGACGTGCGCTCGAAATGAGCAAACCCGCGCACACCGTAGGCGCGGTTGCGGCCGTGGGCCTTGGCCAGGTACAGCGCCATGTCCACCAGGTTCACCGCCCGCTCCCATGCCAGCGGCGTGGCGCCCGGCGCCAGCGGATACGGCGCAAATCCCACCGACACATTGACCGCGATCTCGTGCTCCTGGTACGTCACGCGCTGGGCCGAGATGCCTTGCAGGATGCGGCGCGCGATCTCGTCGAGGCCGTCGCGCGGCACGGCCGGCATGAAGGCCAGGAATTCTTCGCCCCCCCAGCGCACGATCATGTCAGTCTCGCGCAGCGCCACCCGCAGATTGGCGGCGATCTCCTTGAGCACGGCGTCGCCGGCGGCGTGGCCATAGCTGTCGTTGATATGCTTGAAGTGGTCGACGTCGAGCAGGAACAGCGCGCCCACCAGGTCGTCGCTGCGGTGCACGCGCTGCTCGGTTTGCGGCCAGCCCGCGTGCGCCGCTGTCGGCATGGGCGCCAGCGTGCGCATATAGTCCTGGAAGTGGCGGCGGTTGTAGAGCGACGTCAGCGGATCGAGCGTGGACTGGGCCTTGAGCTCGAGATTCTTTTCCTCGAGCCGGGCGTTGGTCTGGCGCACCTTGCGGTACAACAGGCCCACCACCGCCGACGCCAGCGCAAACACCAGCGCCAGCAGCCACCATACGCGCTGCTGCAGTTGGCGGTTGTCCAGTTCCGCCGTTTGCAACTGGTTTTCGCGGCTGAGCAGCTCGATCTGGCGTTCCTTCTTGTCGGTTTCGTATTTTTCCTGCAGCTCCAGCATCGACTTCTGGCGCTGGCGTTCGAACAGTTCGTCCGACAGCGCGCGCTCGCGGTGGTAGGCTTTCAGGGCGCCGGCCAGGTCGCCGGCGTTTTCCAGCGCCACGCCATATTCACGCAGCACCAGTTGCAGCTCCGGCTTGTTGTTTTCCTTTTCGTAGCGCTCCATGCCTGCTTCAAGCTGGCGCTTGCCTTCGGCGATACGGCCCATGGCCAGCAGCGCGTTGCCCAGGTTGACGCGGGCGGTGGCTTCGGTGGACGCGTCATTGTTGCGCTGGGTGACATGCAGCGCTTCCTGCGCATATTGGGCGGCGCGCGGATAGTCGCGCAGCTTGAGGTGAAGGTCGGCCAGGTTGACCAGCGTGGTGGTGGCCATGCGCTCGGCGCCCATCTTGCGCTCGATCTCCAGTTCCGCGCGCAGCGCCCGCATGGCGCGCTGCAGCTGGCCGGTATCGCTGGTGAGCCAGTATTCGGCGTTTTTGGCGATCGACATGCGGCCCGGCGAATTGAGCTTCACTGTTTCGGCCATCAGCTCGTCGAGGCTGGCGGCGGCCTGGTCGAACTCCTTCATTTGCACCAGCAGCCGGGTGAGCGCATTGAGCGCCGCCGCCAGCGTGGTGGGATCGCTGGTGACGCCGCGCGCGATTTCCACCGCCTGCTGCAGTTTGACCAGCGCAGCGGGAAAGTTGCCCTGCTCGGCGTAGGTCTGGCCGGCAGTGATGGTGGCCTGGGCGCGCACGGCAGCGTTGGTGGTGCGCATGGCCAGCTTTTCAGCCTCGAACGCCAGCTTGTGGGCGGCATCGACATCGGCGCGCGCAAACAGCACGTACACC
This is a stretch of genomic DNA from Duganella zoogloeoides. It encodes these proteins:
- a CDS encoding tetratricopeptide repeat-containing diguanylate cyclase, with protein sequence MAGFGYRVRTSKARNSVLALAWAGALASALVPALAAAPAPAQTQSQADNEALRARLIEIREQSRFLPEKALAALDQIARELEGRPGALQADLHTIEADGRMRQGRYEDAMAAAEKAIALGRELHDDAVVAKAQLTKVYVLFARADVDAAHKLAFEAEKLAMRTTNAAVRAQATITAGQTYAEQGNFPAALVKLQQAVEIARGVTSDPTTLAAALNALTRLLVQMKEFDQAAASLDELMAETVKLNSPGRMSIAKNAEYWLTSDTGQLQRAMRALRAELEIERKMGAERMATTTLVNLADLHLKLRDYPRAAQYAQEALHVTQRNNDASTEATARVNLGNALLAMGRIAEGKRQLEAGMERYEKENNKPELQLVLREYGVALENAGDLAGALKAYHRERALSDELFERQRQKSMLELQEKYETDKKERQIELLSRENQLQTAELDNRQLQQRVWWLLALVFALASAVVGLLYRKVRQTNARLEEKNLELKAQSTLDPLTSLYNRRHFQDYMRTLAPMPTAAHAGWPQTEQRVHRSDDLVGALFLLDVDHFKHINDSYGHAAGDAVLKEIAANLRVALRETDMIVRWGGEEFLAFMPAVPRDGLDEIARRILQGISAQRVTYQEHEIAVNVSVGFAPYPLAPGATPLAWERAVNLVDMALYLAKAHGRNRAYGVRGFAHFERTSMEAIEQDLERAWRDGYVDLSVVLGGAPETPPPSQDNVVRFRRAGF